In the genome of Fructilactobacillus hinvesii, the window AGCGCAGGCCCAAACGGCAGTCAATCAATTCTATTCTGCGGAGCAGGAGATTAGTAATGGGCTGGCATTGGCACAAAAGGCGTTTGACCAGTATTCCCGTTACCCATATAATAAAAGAATTGAAAAGACCAAGCTCAACTTAGTTCGGAAGGGGTTTGATTTTCAGACCATTGATGAAATTCTGCCCGAACTGGATGATACGGTTGATGCGCAGCACCAACGAGAACTGTTAGAAAAAGCGGGACACAAAGCGTGGCACCGTTATCGGAGCGCTGATCCGTTTCAGCGCCGGCAGAAGGTGAAACAAGCCCTCATGCGGCAGGGATTTTCATTTGCTGACATTGATCAATTTTTAGAGGAAATCGAGGAACCATAATGAAAAATGCCAAAGGAAATCGGCTACTGTTTTGGACGTTAGAAATTCTGTTAGTAGTGGCCATCATTTACGGATGTACTAAAATTGACTTCTTATTCCAACCGATTGGAATTTTTATTTCAACGATCTTTGCACCACTCCTGATTGCGGGATTTTTGTACTATATGTTGAATCCAATCTTGGAACTGTTGATGAAAGTCCCCATCACGAAAACAAAACGCATTAATCGGACGTGGGGAACCGCCATTATTTTCGTGGTTGTTTTGGGACTGCTAATCTTTATTATCATGTCCTTTATTCCCCGGTTAGTTTCGCAGATTGCAAACATGGCTAGTCATATGCCTCAATTTGCTGCCCACCAAGAGGACTCGTTAACGAAGTTATCCAAGCACGGTTTTTTGAAAAACATTAACTGGGATCCAATTGTGACCAAGGTCCAGAGTGAATACTCGGCATACCTGAAAAGCTTGTTAGCGCATCTTTCTTCGAGCGCGGGGGACATTATCTCAATGGCTGCGAACGTGGTGGTTACCATCATTACGGCTCCTATCATTTTGTTTTACATGCTCAAGGATGGAGATAAGTTACTGCCCAGCTTGGAAAAAATGCTTCCGACGTTGTCAGACAGACACCGGAAACAAACTCGTCTTTTGTTAAGAAAGATGAATCAGACCTTGTCGCATTACATTGGTGGTCAAGTAATTGAATGTTTGTTTGTTGGAACGTTTACCTCAATTGGATACTTTCTGATTGGGCAAAAGTATGCGCTACTCCTCGGGGTTTTTGCTGGTTTTTGTAACTTGATTCCCTACGTTGGTCCTTACGTTGGAATTTTGCCGGCCCTGTTAGTAGCGATTACGGTTAGTCCAGCTCAAGCAATTTGGACGATTGTGGTTGTGATTATCGTGCAACAGGTCGATGGGAACCTTGTTTACCCGAACGTGATTGGAAAGACTTTGAACATCCATCCGCTCACTATCATTATTATTTTGCTAGCGGCTGGTCACATTGCTGGATTACTCGGAATGATCCTGGCAATTCCAATTTATGCCATTGTCAAAGTCGTGATTGGGTTCTTCTACCACATTTGGCAGTTGCAACGTGAACACTAATCCTAC includes:
- a CDS encoding AI-2E family transporter, giving the protein MKNAKGNRLLFWTLEILLVVAIIYGCTKIDFLFQPIGIFISTIFAPLLIAGFLYYMLNPILELLMKVPITKTKRINRTWGTAIIFVVVLGLLIFIIMSFIPRLVSQIANMASHMPQFAAHQEDSLTKLSKHGFLKNINWDPIVTKVQSEYSAYLKSLLAHLSSSAGDIISMAANVVVTIITAPIILFYMLKDGDKLLPSLEKMLPTLSDRHRKQTRLLLRKMNQTLSHYIGGQVIECLFVGTFTSIGYFLIGQKYALLLGVFAGFCNLIPYVGPYVGILPALLVAITVSPAQAIWTIVVVIIVQQVDGNLVYPNVIGKTLNIHPLTIIIILLAAGHIAGLLGMILAIPIYAIVKVVIGFFYHIWQLQREH